One Misgurnus anguillicaudatus chromosome 19, ASM2758022v2, whole genome shotgun sequence genomic region harbors:
- the LOC141351275 gene encoding paraneoplastic antigen Ma3 homolog, whose protein sequence is MFNTIGPHSDVNPPDIQKVIVEHIVRNEDSALQVHTSLRLRPFSGRFPRPNNKVDYETWRSSVELLLKDTTQSNLYKSRKLLESLLSPAIDIVKHLTPESPLYEYLEILDSAFGTVEDRDDLFAKYLNTMQDNGEKPSAYLQRMQAMLNTTLRRGGVIASDLDRHLLRQFVKGCWDNMLIAELQLEQKKQNPPTFPELLLLLRVAEDKRTSKASRMKQHLNIAKPKVSSYYQGIFVQSEEDCSPSQPALGHRSEIQDLKKQIADLQSQLTRITQKDSRKAKSAARPVAPQTAITPTSQKPHHSRDVNKNTSNRPKPWYCFRCGEDGHIKPQCESEPNPSLVAEKRKQLREKQLTWDIENGASKPENLN, encoded by the coding sequence ATGTTCAACACCATTGGTCCTCATTCTGACGTCAATCCTCCTGACATACAAAAAGTAATAGTCGAGCACATAGTGAGAAATGAAGATTCTGCTCTGCAAGTGCACACTTCTTTGAGACTCAGACCTTTCTCTGGGCGTTTCCCCCGGCCCAATAATAAAGTAGATTATGAGACATGGCGTTCCAGTGTGGAACTTCTCCTTAAAGACACAACGCAGTCCAACCTTTACAAGTCACGAAAGCTTCTTGAAAGTCTCTTATCACCTGCCATCGATATTGTGAAACACTTGACACCTGAATCCCCCCTTTATGAGTACTTGGAGATCCTGGATTCTGCTTTCGGCACAGTTGAGGACAGAGATGACCTTTTTGCAAAGTACCTTAACACAATGCAAGATAACGGTGAGAAACCATCAGCTTATCTACAACGGATGCAGGCGATGCTGAACACCACCCTCAGGAGGGGAGGTGTAATTGCAAGTGACCTTGACCGACATCTTCTCAGACAGTTTGTCAAAGGCTGCTGGGACAACATGTTAATAGCTGAACTCCAGCTAGAGCAAAAGAAACAGAACCCACCTACCTTTCCTGAACTTCTCCTATTACTCCGCGTAGCAGAAGATAAACGTACTTCTAAGGCATCCCGCATGAAACAGCACCTCAATATCGCAAAACCAAAAGTGTCTTCTTATTATCAAGGTATTTTTGTGCAAAGTGAAGAAGACTGCAGCCCATCTCAGCCAGCTCTTGGTCACAGATCCGAAATCCAAGACCTAAAGAAACAAATAGCAGATCTACAGTCCCAGCTCACACGTATCACACAGAAAGACAGTAGAAAAGCTAAATCAGCTGCCAGACCAGTAGCTCCCCAAACAGCCATCACTCCAACATCTCAAAAACCGCACCACAGCCgagatgtaaacaaaaacacaagcaacagaCCAAAGCCCTGGTATTGCTTTAGATGTGGTGAGGACGGACACATCAAACCTCAGTGCGAAAGTGAGCCGAACCCATCTCTTGTAGCTGAGAAGAGGAAGCAGCTGAGAGAAAAACAGTTAACATGGGACATTGAAAATGGTGCTTCAAAGCCTGAAAATTTAAActag